The following coding sequences lie in one Pseudorca crassidens isolate mPseCra1 chromosome 2, mPseCra1.hap1, whole genome shotgun sequence genomic window:
- the TARS2 gene encoding threonine--tRNA ligase, mitochondrial isoform X6, which translates to MTNTQVMLLRGWKPTNPHLSRTIKGSELPVLERICQELAAAAQPFRRLEASQDQLRQLFKDNPFKLNLIEEKVTGPTATVYGCGMLVDLCRGPHLRHTGQIGGLKLLSNSSSLWRFSGTPETLQRVSGISFPTAEELRAWEEWREEAELRDHRRIGKEQELFFFHELSPGSCFFLPRGTRVYNVLVAFIRAEYTRRGFSEVKTPTLFSTKLWELSGHWEHYREDMFALQPPGSDSHAGSQSDHSTSHPTGTLALKPMNCPAHCLMFAHRPRSWRELPLRLADFGALHRAEASGSLGGLTRLRRFQQDDAHIFCAPDQLEAEIQGCLDFLRSVYTVLGFSFRLALSTRPSGFLGEPCLWDQAEQVLQQALEEFGEPWDLNPGDGAFYGPKIDVHLRDALGRPHQCGTIQLDFQLPLRFDLQYKGQAGALERPVLIHRAVLGSVERMLGVLAESCGGKWPLWLSPFQVVVIPVGTEQEEYAREAQRSLQAAGLVGDLDADSGLTLGRRIRRAQLAHYNFQFVVGQKEQSKRTVNIRTRDNRRLGEWDLAEAVQRLLELQNTRVPNAEEIF; encoded by the exons TCTTCAAG GATAACCCCTTTAAGCTTAACCTGATCGAGGAGAAAGTGACAGGTCCAACGGCAACAGTATATGG GTGTGGTATGTTGGTTGATCTGTGCAGAGGCCCCCACCTTCGGCATACTGGACAGATTGGAGGCCTGAAGCTGCTATCG AACTCATCATCCTTATGGAGGTTTTCCGGCACCCCAGAGACACTGCAGAGAGTGTCAGGGATTTCCTTCCCCACTGCAGAGGAGCTGAGGGCCTGGGAAGAGTGGAGGGAGGAAGCAGAGTTACGGGACCACCGGCGCATTGGGAAG GAACAGGAGCTCTTCTTCTTCCATGaactgagccccgggagctgctTCTTCCTGCCTCGAGGGACAAGGGTGTATAATGTACTCGTGGCTTTTATCAGG GCCGAGTACACCCGCCGTGGTTTCTCAGAAGTGAAAACCCCCACGCTGTTTTCTACGAAACTCTGGGAACTGTCAGGGCACTGGGAGCATTACCGGGAAGACATGTTTGCCCTGCAGCCCCCAGGCTCTGACAGCCATGCCGGCTCCCAGAGTGACCACTCTACCAGCCATCCCACAGGCACGCTTGCCCTCAAGCCCATGAACTGCCCTGCGCACTG CCTGATGTTCGCCCACCGGCCCAGATCCTGGCGAGAGCTGCCCCTGCGACTGGCCGACTTCGGGGCCTTGCACCGGGCCGAGGCCTCTGGCAGTCTGGGGGGACTGACCCGGCTACGGCGCTTCCAGCAAGATGACGCTCACATCTTCTGTGCACCTGATCAG CTGGAAGCAGAGATCCAAGGCTGTCTTGATTTCCTCCGCTCTGTCTACACTGTCCTTGGGTTCTCCTTCCGCTTGGCACTGTCTACCCGGCCATCTGGCTTCCTGGGAGAGCCTTGCCTTTGGGACCAGGCTGAGCAG GTCCTTCAACAGGCCCTAGAAGAATTTGGAGAACCCTGGGACCTCAACCCTGGAGATGGTGCCTTCTATGGGCCTAAG ATTGACGTGCACCTCCGCGATGCCCTGGGTCGGCCCCATCAGTGTGGGACAATCCAGCTTGACTTCCAGCTGCCCCTGAGATTTGACCTCCAGTACAAGGG GCAGGCGGGGGCCCTGGAGCGTCCAGTCCTCATTCATCGAGCAGTGCTAGGTTCTGTGGAAAGGATGTTGGGAGTGCTGGCGGAAAGCTGCGGGGGAAAATG GCCACTATGGCTGTCACCATTCCAGGTGGTGGTCATACCTGTGGGGACTGAGCAAGAGGAATATGCCAGGGAG GCACAGCGGAGCCTGCAAGCTGCAGGACTGGTTGGCGACCTGGATGCTGACTCCGGACTGACCCTCGGCCGGAGGATCCGCCGGGCTCAGCTTGCCCACTACAATTTTCAGTTCG TGGTTGGCCAGAAAGAGCAGAGTAAGAGAACAGTGAACATTCGGACTCGAGATAATCGTCGACTTGGGGAATGGGACTTGGCCGAGGCTGTACAGCGGCTACTGGAGCTACAGAACACCAGGGTCCCAAATGCTGAAGAAATTTTCTGA